One Clostridium sp. CM027 genomic window carries:
- a CDS encoding glycosyl hydrolase family 18 protein — MKGTKIISCITMAALMVIAVGITTNVKAETIKEIKPVTEMAHKNVVTYFPNWAMYNSAHQSMEPKDIPWTKVNVINHSFFSINKDFKITSIDTYADYEKTMEHSGGWDSPLKGCLGEYKYYKGIYPDKKILISVGGWTRGENFHAMAMTSETRKVFTDSVVEFLKQYPFIDGIDIDWEYPGVDRKAEPNDQYDKGCPGGPEDKVNYTLLLKDIRDAYNANGLSGKMLTVAAGAGYDKMALVEPSKYEQYLDYMNVMTYDIHGAWELTTNHQAALYVNPEDPSGTTPTDLKNKYNSDYAMKAYRDIYKISPSKLNMGSPLYSRGWKGVKPGPNGDGLYQSATGASVGSLDNPSSPGGQEPWFILKQLETTPGWNKYYDTKANAVYLYNASKGEFLTYEDEKTLNDRCDYVNANGYGGVFIWDASDDDLSKGSPMTTIAWNKMSTPVVNKLQAATLTSGAVSNGAYKLTAIVPTNNTATSYTIMEGAKTITNGTLVAGQTTTQTIVYDSTGKGPGTYDYTVELSDGTKSITSNQVTVIVLPPVVNKLQGATLTAGAVSDGAYKLTAIVPANNTATSYAVMEGTKQLTTGKLVAGQTTTQTIVYDSTDKVPGTYDYTVVVTNGTSSLISNKVSVTVPKVVGKLPAKPSLTQDNWDGSAEYKIIMNMWWGENGTSWRLYENGVLISTKPLVASVLNAQTDSVSFKGKARGTYVYKAELVNDAGATVSDEFNYTVK; from the coding sequence ATGAAAGGAACTAAAATTATTTCATGTATAACTATGGCAGCACTGATGGTCATAGCTGTAGGGATAACAACAAATGTGAAAGCTGAAACGATTAAAGAAATTAAGCCGGTAACAGAAATGGCTCACAAGAATGTAGTTACATATTTCCCTAATTGGGCAATGTACAACTCTGCTCATCAATCAATGGAACCGAAGGATATACCATGGACAAAAGTTAATGTAATTAATCATTCATTTTTCTCAATAAATAAAGATTTTAAAATCACTTCAATAGATACTTATGCGGACTATGAGAAGACGATGGAGCATTCAGGAGGGTGGGATTCTCCACTAAAAGGATGTTTAGGAGAGTATAAGTATTATAAAGGCATATATCCAGATAAGAAGATACTTATTTCTGTTGGTGGTTGGACACGAGGAGAAAATTTTCATGCAATGGCTATGACGTCAGAAACTAGAAAAGTATTTACAGATAGTGTTGTTGAATTTTTAAAGCAGTATCCATTTATAGATGGTATCGATATAGATTGGGAATATCCAGGTGTAGATAGAAAGGCAGAACCAAATGATCAATACGATAAAGGATGTCCAGGTGGGCCAGAGGATAAAGTCAACTATACATTACTATTGAAAGATATAAGGGATGCATACAATGCAAATGGATTATCAGGTAAAATGTTAACTGTAGCAGCTGGAGCAGGCTATGATAAGATGGCATTAGTAGAACCATCTAAATATGAACAATATCTTGATTACATGAATGTTATGACTTATGACATTCATGGTGCATGGGAACTAACTACGAATCATCAGGCAGCATTATATGTTAACCCTGAGGATCCATCAGGTACAACCCCAACAGATTTGAAGAATAAATATAATTCAGATTATGCAATGAAGGCTTATAGAGATATTTATAAAATTTCTCCATCAAAGCTTAATATGGGATCACCATTATATTCAAGAGGTTGGAAAGGTGTTAAACCAGGACCAAATGGAGATGGGTTATATCAAAGTGCAACTGGAGCTTCTGTGGGATCTTTGGATAATCCATCCTCACCAGGTGGACAAGAGCCATGGTTTATATTAAAGCAACTAGAAACTACCCCAGGTTGGAATAAATACTATGATACGAAAGCAAATGCAGTATATTTATATAATGCATCAAAGGGTGAATTTCTAACTTATGAAGATGAAAAGACATTAAATGATAGATGTGATTATGTAAATGCCAATGGCTATGGTGGAGTATTTATTTGGGATGCTTCTGATGATGATTTATCAAAAGGATCTCCAATGACAACCATAGCATGGAATAAAATGAGTACCCCTGTAGTAAATAAACTACAAGCAGCAACTTTAACATCAGGAGCGGTAAGCAATGGAGCATATAAACTAACAGCAATAGTCCCAACTAACAATACAGCAACTTCATATACAATAATGGAAGGTGCGAAGACTATAACAAATGGTACATTAGTAGCAGGACAAACTACAACACAAACAATAGTATATGATAGTACAGGTAAGGGACCAGGAACGTATGATTACACAGTAGAACTTTCCGACGGAACCAAAAGCATTACATCAAATCAAGTAACTGTAATAGTGCTACCACCAGTAGTAAATAAACTACAAGGAGCAACTTTAACAGCGGGAGCAGTAAGCGATGGGGCATATAAACTAACAGCAATAGTCCCAGCTAATAATACCGCAACTTCATATGCTGTAATGGAAGGTACGAAGCAGTTAACAACGGGTAAATTAGTAGCAGGACAAACTACAACACAAACAATAGTATATGATAGTACAGATAAGGTACCAGGTACTTATGATTATACAGTAGTAGTAACCAATGGAACATCATCACTTATATCAAATAAAGTATCAGTAACCGTTCCAAAAGTAGTTGGCAAATTGCCAGCTAAACCAAGCTTAACTCAAGATAACTGGGATGGTAGTGCTGAGTATAAAATAATTATGAACATGTGGTGGGGAGAGAATGGTACTTCTTGGAGGCTATATGAGAATGGAGTACTAATTTCAACGAAACCATTAGTAGCAAGTGTCTTAAACGCCCAAACAGATTCCGTATCATTTAAAGGGAAAGCAAGAGGAACTTATGTGTATAAGGCAGAGCTTGTTAATGATGCAGGTGCTACAGTATCTGATGAATTCAACTATACTGTAAAATAG